One region of Mycolicibacterium insubricum genomic DNA includes:
- a CDS encoding TetR/AcrR family transcriptional regulator, which produces MLGNHGSRGLSHPKVDAQAGLPAGTASYYFRTRQSLLHAIAARVVELDVADLSMLTELGGSASAGGVGASVASAGGAGAKAGPPAVDLGGSEPGPPAMNLADDGSSGYSGTRGLAALVMLSGTEPWLTRTRARLELMLLGRNDPTLAEEFLDFGTRLYGLARDAVAQWQAGEGSSDGAVPVASADEQAVLVLTYISGVMMTFVHGMPVVTDVDRLDGQIRQILRSGGT; this is translated from the coding sequence TTGCTGGGCAACCACGGGTCCCGCGGACTCAGCCATCCGAAGGTCGATGCCCAAGCCGGCCTGCCGGCCGGAACCGCCTCCTACTACTTCCGGACCCGGCAGTCGCTGCTGCACGCCATTGCGGCCCGAGTCGTCGAACTCGACGTGGCCGATCTGTCGATGCTGACCGAACTCGGTGGTTCGGCGAGCGCAGGCGGAGTTGGCGCGAGCGTAGCGAGTGCCGGCGGAGCCGGAGCGAAGGCGGGACCGCCCGCGGTGGACCTGGGTGGTTCGGAGCCGGGACCGCCCGCAATGAACTTGGCTGACGACGGGTCGTCGGGCTACTCGGGAACCCGCGGGTTGGCGGCGCTGGTCATGCTGTCCGGCACGGAGCCGTGGCTGACCCGCACCCGGGCCCGCCTCGAGCTGATGCTGCTGGGCCGCAACGACCCCACCCTGGCCGAGGAATTCCTGGACTTCGGGACCCGGCTCTACGGACTGGCCCGCGATGCGGTGGCTCAGTGGCAGGCCGGTGAGGGTTCGAGCGACGGGGCGGTGCCGGTGGCATCGGCCGATGAGCAGGCCGTGCTGGTACTCACCTACATCAGCGGCGTGATGATGACCTTCGTGCACGGAATGCCGGTGGTCACCGACGTCGACCGACTCGACGGGCAGATCCGCCAGATCCTCCGCTCCGGCGGGACGTAG
- a CDS encoding acyl-CoA dehydrogenase family protein, with product MRRTLFTEDHEAFRQLAHDFIEKEVVPAYPEWEKTGRMPREAFRKLGETGILGMAIPEEYGGGGQDDYRYNVVLQEEASRALVTLSTVRTQLEVILPYFLRYANAEQRGRWFPGLADGSLLTAIAMTEPGTGSDLAGMRTTAVRDGDDFILNGAKTFITGGMQADLVIVVARTSTDPDNRRKGLTLLVVEEGMAGFERGRELDKMGCKVQDTAELSFSDVRVPAANVLGEVDEAFGYLGHNLAQERLTVAVGAVAQARSAIHAAIDYTKSRTAFGTPVASFQNTKFELAACSTEVEAAQTMLDAAVAEHVDGALSGADAARTKLFCTEMQARVVDRCLQLFGGYGYMMEYPIARLYTDARVTRIYAGTSEVMKVMIAKDLGL from the coding sequence ATGCGCCGCACCCTGTTCACCGAGGACCACGAGGCCTTCCGGCAGCTCGCCCACGACTTCATCGAGAAGGAGGTGGTGCCGGCCTACCCCGAGTGGGAGAAGACCGGCCGGATGCCGCGCGAGGCGTTCCGCAAGCTCGGCGAGACCGGCATCCTGGGGATGGCCATCCCGGAGGAATACGGTGGCGGCGGACAGGACGACTACCGCTACAACGTGGTGCTGCAGGAAGAGGCGTCGCGCGCGCTGGTCACCCTTTCGACGGTCCGGACCCAACTGGAGGTGATCCTCCCGTACTTCCTGCGCTACGCCAACGCCGAACAGCGTGGCCGCTGGTTTCCCGGCCTCGCCGACGGCAGCCTGCTCACCGCGATCGCGATGACCGAGCCGGGCACCGGATCGGATTTGGCCGGCATGCGCACCACCGCGGTACGCGACGGCGACGACTTCATCCTCAACGGGGCCAAGACCTTCATCACCGGCGGCATGCAGGCCGATCTGGTGATCGTCGTGGCCCGCACCTCCACCGATCCGGACAACCGGCGAAAGGGGCTGACCCTGCTGGTCGTCGAGGAGGGCATGGCGGGCTTCGAACGCGGACGCGAGCTCGACAAGATGGGCTGTAAGGTCCAGGACACCGCCGAGTTGTCCTTCTCCGACGTCCGGGTGCCGGCCGCCAACGTCCTCGGTGAGGTCGACGAGGCGTTCGGTTACCTGGGCCACAACCTCGCTCAGGAGCGGCTGACCGTGGCCGTGGGCGCGGTGGCCCAGGCCCGCTCGGCCATCCATGCCGCCATCGACTACACCAAGAGCCGCACCGCCTTCGGGACGCCGGTGGCGTCGTTCCAGAACACCAAGTTCGAGCTCGCCGCGTGCTCCACCGAGGTGGAGGCGGCCCAGACCATGCTCGACGCCGCGGTCGCCGAACATGTGGACGGCGCGCTGTCGGGCGCCGACGCGGCGCGTACGAAGCTGTTCTGCACCGAGATGCAGGCCCGGGTGGTGGACCGCTGTCTGCAGCTGTTCGGCGGCTACGGCTACATGATGGAGTACCCGATCGCGCGGCTCTACACCGATGCCCGGGTCACCCGCATCTACGCGGGAACATCGGAGGTGATGAAGGTGATGATCGCCAAGGACCTGGGTCTTTAG
- a CDS encoding CaiB/BaiF CoA transferase family protein: MTAPLSGITVVALEQAVSAPMCTRVLADFGARVIKVENPRGGDFARDYDTVVNGMAAHFVWANRGKQSLTLNLKAPEGRDVLHRLLAGADALVSNLAPGATARMGLGPEDLRTRHPNLIACEIDGYGPGGPISHKRAYDLLVQAESGACAVTGSPGAPAKPGPPVADISTGLYSALSIMALLLGRARGGFPAAGAPMPSVAVSLFDTMTDIMGYPLTYTQHSGIDQTPLGMSSPAVAPYGSFGTRDGQTVVLGTTNDREWQRLAREIIERPDLADDPRFATNSDRCARRDELDAAIRSWCAEHDLAEIQTTADAAGIGNSRYNVPSEVIEHPQLAARDRWRPVDTPNGTISALLPPPVISDFTHPMAPVPGLGEHTDEILAELGFDDDGIAALRAAGAVGPAYH, encoded by the coding sequence GTGACCGCACCGCTTTCCGGAATCACCGTCGTCGCCCTGGAACAGGCCGTCTCCGCGCCCATGTGCACCCGGGTGCTCGCCGACTTCGGCGCCCGGGTGATCAAGGTGGAGAACCCGCGCGGCGGGGACTTCGCCCGCGACTACGACACCGTCGTCAACGGCATGGCCGCGCATTTCGTGTGGGCCAACCGCGGCAAGCAGTCGCTGACGCTCAATCTCAAGGCGCCCGAGGGCAGGGACGTCCTGCACCGGCTGCTGGCCGGAGCCGACGCCCTGGTGTCCAACCTCGCCCCGGGCGCGACCGCCCGGATGGGCCTGGGCCCCGAGGATCTGCGTACTCGGCACCCGAACCTGATCGCCTGCGAGATCGACGGTTATGGGCCCGGCGGCCCGATCTCGCACAAACGCGCCTACGATCTGCTGGTGCAGGCCGAGTCGGGGGCGTGCGCGGTGACCGGAAGCCCCGGTGCGCCCGCCAAACCCGGTCCGCCGGTTGCCGATATCTCCACCGGCCTGTACTCGGCGTTGTCGATCATGGCGCTGCTGCTGGGCCGGGCCCGTGGCGGCTTCCCGGCCGCCGGGGCGCCGATGCCGTCGGTGGCGGTCAGTCTGTTCGACACCATGACCGACATCATGGGCTACCCGCTGACCTACACCCAGCACTCCGGTATCGACCAGACCCCGCTCGGGATGAGTTCCCCGGCGGTCGCGCCGTACGGTTCGTTCGGTACCCGCGACGGCCAGACCGTCGTACTGGGCACCACCAACGACCGGGAATGGCAGCGGCTGGCCCGCGAGATCATCGAGCGGCCGGATCTGGCCGACGATCCACGGTTCGCCACCAACTCCGATCGCTGCGCGCGGCGCGACGAGCTGGATGCGGCGATCCGGAGCTGGTGCGCCGAACACGATCTCGCCGAGATCCAGACCACCGCGGACGCCGCCGGGATCGGGAACTCCCGCTACAACGTGCCCAGCGAGGTGATCGAACATCCGCAGTTGGCCGCCCGGGACCGCTGGCGGCCCGTCGACACCCCCAACGGAACGATCTCCGCGCTGCTGCCGCCACCGGTGATCAGCGACTTCACCCATCCCATGGCCCCGGTACCCGGCCTGGGTGAGCACACCGATGAGATCCTGGCCGAACTCGGCTTCGACGACGACGGCATCGCCGCGCTGCGCGCCGCCGGCGCCGTCGGCCCGGCCTACCACTGA
- a CDS encoding acyl-CoA dehydrogenase family protein, with translation MNFELTEDQELIRRSVAELCARFDDHYWMDKDLAHEFPREFYDAIAAGGWLGMTIPEEYGGHGMGITEATLLLEEVARSGAAMNGASAIHLNIFGMQPVVKHGSDELKAATLPRIVNGDLHVCFGVTEPGAGLDTSRITTFAKREGDHYRVNGRKVWISKAGESEKILLLTRTTPRDECAKKTDGMTLFLTDLDPEHVDIRPIKKMGRNAVASNEVFIDDLIVPVEHRVGEEGQGFRYILDGLNPERMLIAAEALGIGRVALEKAVKYGNERHVFNRPIGMNQGLQFPLADSLARLDAAELVLRKASWLYDNGKPCGREANTAKYLCADAGFGAADRALQLHGGMGYSEEYHVSRYFRESRLMKIAPVSQEMILNFLGEHVLGLPRSY, from the coding sequence ATGAATTTCGAGCTCACCGAGGACCAGGAGCTGATCCGTCGGTCGGTGGCCGAGCTGTGCGCCCGCTTCGACGACCACTACTGGATGGACAAGGACCTCGCCCACGAGTTCCCCAGGGAGTTCTACGACGCCATCGCCGCCGGCGGCTGGCTCGGCATGACCATCCCCGAGGAATACGGCGGCCACGGCATGGGCATCACCGAGGCCACCCTGCTGCTGGAGGAGGTGGCCCGCTCGGGCGCGGCGATGAACGGCGCCAGCGCCATCCACCTGAACATCTTCGGCATGCAGCCCGTCGTCAAACACGGTTCCGACGAACTCAAGGCCGCCACCCTGCCGCGGATCGTCAACGGCGACCTGCACGTCTGCTTCGGTGTCACCGAACCCGGTGCGGGACTGGATACTTCGCGGATCACCACATTCGCCAAGCGCGAGGGCGACCACTACCGGGTAAACGGGCGCAAGGTCTGGATCAGCAAGGCCGGCGAGTCGGAGAAGATCCTGCTGCTGACCCGGACGACCCCGCGTGACGAGTGCGCGAAGAAGACCGACGGCATGACGCTGTTCCTCACCGACCTGGACCCCGAGCACGTCGACATCCGCCCGATCAAGAAGATGGGCCGCAACGCCGTCGCCTCCAACGAGGTGTTCATCGACGACCTCATCGTGCCGGTCGAACACCGGGTCGGCGAGGAGGGCCAAGGTTTCCGCTACATCCTCGACGGCCTGAACCCCGAGCGGATGCTGATCGCGGCCGAGGCGCTCGGTATCGGCCGGGTCGCGCTGGAGAAGGCGGTCAAGTACGGCAACGAGCGCCACGTGTTCAATCGGCCGATCGGCATGAACCAGGGCCTGCAGTTCCCGCTGGCCGATTCACTGGCCCGCCTCGACGCCGCGGAACTCGTGCTGCGCAAGGCGTCCTGGCTCTACGACAACGGCAAACCCTGTGGGCGCGAGGCCAATACCGCCAAATACCTGTGTGCCGACGCCGGGTTCGGCGCCGCCGACCGGGCGCTGCAGTTGCACGGAGGTATGGGGTATTCCGAGGAGTACCACGTGTCCCGCTACTTCCGGGAATCCCGGTTGATGAAGATCGCCCCGGTCAGCCAGGAGATGATCCTGAACTTCCTGGGCGAGCACGTGCTCGGCCTGCCCCGCAGCTACTGA
- a CDS encoding TetR/AcrR family transcriptional regulator: protein MTSARPYATLLAKGEDRKQRILDVAQRLVTRNGWRNTTLAQIAREAGVSAAGLLHHFDSKEQLLHAVVDARDADDLAHSDRSGDLLVQIARAGDRVERAPELVGTYSVLLVENLMPDAPLHDRLLARQRAAVRIITDLIADAQASGRYRNDFDPAVKAVQIVSLVNGLEISWLLDPSVPLQETLREYATSLAREFAPDAS from the coding sequence GTGACCTCTGCCAGGCCTTATGCGACGCTGCTCGCCAAGGGTGAGGACCGCAAACAGCGGATCCTCGACGTTGCGCAGCGCCTGGTCACCCGCAACGGGTGGCGCAACACCACCCTGGCGCAGATCGCCAGGGAGGCCGGGGTGAGCGCGGCCGGACTGCTGCACCACTTCGATTCCAAGGAGCAGCTGCTGCACGCCGTCGTCGACGCCCGCGACGCCGACGACCTCGCGCACTCGGACCGGTCCGGTGATCTGCTGGTGCAGATCGCCCGCGCCGGCGACCGGGTGGAACGGGCTCCCGAATTGGTCGGGACCTACTCGGTGCTGCTGGTGGAAAACCTGATGCCCGACGCGCCCCTGCACGACCGGCTACTGGCCCGTCAGCGCGCCGCCGTCCGGATCATCACCGACCTGATCGCCGACGCGCAGGCCAGCGGGCGCTACCGCAATGATTTCGACCCGGCCGTCAAGGCCGTGCAGATTGTGTCCCTCGTCAACGGATTGGAAATTTCATGGCTGCTCGATCCATCGGTTCCGCTGCAGGAAACACTGCGGGAGTACGCGACATCGCTGGCGAGGGAGTTCGCACCGGACGCATCGTGA
- a CDS encoding carboxymuconolactone decarboxylase family protein, protein MLLAPLPAEAWGEEVQRALAPMLPAARRNPDGAGNALATMVHHPALTKAFLGLNVHLLFGSTLPERLRELAILRVAARGDAAYEWHHHVDMGRQAGLTDADIAGIRTGTATDEFDQTVLRAVDELEDDHRISPDTWAALGARFDDQQRMDLIFTVGTYRTLACAFNTFGIQLDNPTAHETR, encoded by the coding sequence GTGCTGTTGGCGCCGCTGCCCGCTGAAGCCTGGGGCGAGGAGGTGCAGCGCGCACTGGCGCCCATGCTGCCCGCCGCCCGGCGCAATCCCGACGGCGCCGGCAACGCACTGGCCACCATGGTCCACCACCCCGCGCTGACCAAGGCGTTCCTCGGGCTCAACGTGCACCTGCTGTTCGGTTCCACCCTGCCCGAGCGGCTGCGCGAACTGGCCATCCTGCGGGTGGCCGCCCGCGGCGACGCCGCCTACGAATGGCACCATCACGTCGACATGGGCCGGCAGGCCGGACTGACCGACGCCGACATCGCCGGCATCCGGACTGGCACCGCGACCGACGAGTTCGACCAGACCGTGCTGAGAGCCGTCGACGAACTCGAAGACGACCACCGGATCTCCCCCGACACCTGGGCCGCACTCGGCGCCCGGTTCGACGATCAGCAGCGGATGGACCTGATCTTCACCGTCGGCACCTATCGCACGCTCGCGTGCGCCTTCAACACCTTTGGCATACAGCTCGACAACCCGACCGCTCACGAAACGAGGTAA
- a CDS encoding DUF305 domain-containing protein produces the protein MNTRGSLTRLLALLVAVGLGAGVTLLVTGGRETPAALLSDTDIGFAQDMSGHHQQAVTMSDMLSTDASPDSRALAEGIRFQQLTEIGVMTGWLQMAGAPPQSPHPMAWMHTGGTEHSGHGSGEHGSGAHTMSMPGLASAEDLKRLQRSTGHDNEVLFLQLMSRHHQGGIEMAGYAVQRTHNDAVRRVAAAMIDEQTQELQLMAIMLKSRGAEPLAYP, from the coding sequence GTGAACACCCGCGGCTCGTTGACCCGGCTGCTCGCGCTGCTGGTCGCCGTGGGCCTCGGCGCCGGGGTGACCCTGCTGGTCACCGGAGGACGCGAGACGCCCGCCGCACTGCTGTCGGATACCGATATCGGCTTCGCCCAGGACATGTCCGGGCACCACCAGCAGGCGGTGACGATGTCGGACATGCTCAGCACCGACGCCTCCCCGGACTCCCGGGCACTGGCCGAAGGCATCCGCTTCCAGCAACTCACCGAGATCGGCGTGATGACCGGCTGGCTCCAGATGGCCGGCGCCCCGCCGCAATCACCGCACCCGATGGCGTGGATGCACACCGGCGGCACCGAGCACTCCGGGCACGGCAGCGGCGAACACGGTTCCGGCGCGCACACCATGAGCATGCCCGGACTCGCCTCGGCCGAGGATCTCAAGCGGCTGCAGCGCAGCACCGGCCACGACAACGAGGTGCTGTTCCTTCAGCTGATGAGCCGCCACCATCAGGGCGGGATCGAGATGGCCGGCTATGCGGTCCAGCGCACGCACAACGACGCGGTCCGGCGCGTTGCCGCGGCGATGATCGACGAGCAGACCCAGGAACTGCAGCTGATGGCGATCATGCTGAAAAGCCGTGGCGCCGAGCCACTGGCGTATCCGTGA
- a CDS encoding LVIVD repeat-containing protein, translating into MPTNFAPIPTGRPVGAVRTVALRLAATIMLTGFGTGLAHAAPADDFDADHDIWPTAVAPAHCRSTDRTETGLQGEVTVEDRDSGRSKAGYNCNIDLLGQLQGTGAGWTSTSYRNCIYVGSTFPHTDGVAVIDASDPEHPVQTAVLTEPAMVNGTWESLKVNEKRGLLAGTGVPFVFGLGYISIYDIATDCAHPRLLNEGRGSLPGVRIPMFTHEGGFSPDGNTYWASGQAWASAVDVSDPTDPTVLWSAPAGLGSHGMDFSPDGETMYMATLAGLNILDTSAIQDRASPGVTMHQLLPMRGWKHWHDGMITQHAIPVTYDGVPYLFATDEAGSGGVKLFDASDLADLRLRNTIKLEINLPQNADRWAASSSSSGFFGYDAHYCSVDRRTDPRALACGWVQSGIRVFDVRNPDRIREIAYFNPPAQTGRNDELPNSQHVRFGGIVVPPLSGTVAIAKAILNGDINGDNIVRDGRIIGLDLSADWCMSPPEFRDNLLYVTCSDNGFLALRLDPAVYPPR; encoded by the coding sequence ATGCCGACAAACTTCGCGCCGATACCGACGGGGCGACCCGTCGGCGCCGTTCGCACCGTCGCGCTGCGACTGGCGGCGACCATCATGCTGACCGGCTTCGGGACCGGTCTGGCGCACGCCGCACCGGCCGATGATTTCGACGCCGATCACGACATCTGGCCCACCGCGGTCGCCCCCGCGCACTGCCGCAGCACCGACCGCACCGAGACCGGTCTGCAGGGTGAGGTGACGGTGGAAGACCGGGACTCGGGGCGTAGCAAGGCGGGATACAACTGCAACATCGACCTGCTCGGCCAGCTGCAGGGCACCGGCGCGGGGTGGACCAGCACGTCCTACCGCAACTGCATCTACGTCGGGTCGACCTTTCCGCACACCGACGGCGTCGCCGTCATCGACGCCTCCGATCCCGAGCACCCGGTCCAGACCGCGGTACTGACCGAGCCCGCGATGGTCAACGGAACCTGGGAGTCGTTGAAGGTCAACGAGAAACGCGGGCTGCTGGCCGGCACCGGGGTGCCGTTCGTCTTCGGCCTGGGCTACATCTCGATCTACGACATCGCCACCGACTGCGCGCACCCGCGCCTGCTCAACGAGGGCCGCGGATCGCTGCCGGGCGTACGGATCCCGATGTTCACCCACGAGGGCGGCTTCTCCCCCGACGGCAACACCTATTGGGCCTCGGGCCAGGCGTGGGCCAGTGCCGTCGACGTCAGCGACCCCACCGACCCGACCGTGCTGTGGAGCGCGCCCGCCGGCCTGGGCAGCCACGGCATGGATTTTAGCCCCGACGGCGAGACCATGTACATGGCGACGCTGGCCGGGCTGAACATCCTGGACACCAGCGCGATCCAGGACCGGGCCTCCCCCGGGGTGACCATGCACCAGCTGCTGCCGATGCGCGGCTGGAAGCACTGGCACGACGGGATGATCACCCAGCACGCCATCCCGGTCACCTACGACGGCGTGCCGTACCTGTTCGCCACCGACGAGGCCGGCTCGGGCGGCGTCAAACTGTTCGACGCGTCCGACCTCGCGGACCTGCGGCTGCGCAACACCATCAAGCTGGAGATCAACCTGCCGCAGAACGCCGACCGCTGGGCGGCGAGCTCATCGAGCAGCGGGTTCTTCGGCTACGACGCGCACTACTGCAGCGTCGACCGGCGCACCGATCCCCGCGCGCTGGCCTGCGGCTGGGTGCAGTCGGGCATCCGGGTGTTCGACGTCCGCAATCCGGACCGGATCCGGGAGATCGCCTACTTCAACCCGCCGGCCCAGACCGGCCGCAACGACGAGCTGCCCAACTCCCAGCACGTCCGCTTCGGCGGCATCGTGGTGCCCCCGCTGAGCGGGACCGTCGCCATCGCCAAGGCCATCCTCAACGGGGATATCAACGGCGACAACATCGTTCGCGACGGCCGGATCATCGGGCTGGACCTGTCGGCGGACTGGTGCATGTCGCCGCCGGAGTTCCGCGACAACCTGCTCTATGTCACCTGTTCGGACAACGGCTTCCTGGCGTTGCGTCTGGACCCGGCCGTGTACCCGCCGCGGTGA
- a CDS encoding amidohydrolase family protein, with the protein MNKDDMILISVDDHIIEPPDMFKNHLPAKYADDAPRLVHNPDGSDTWQFRDTVIPNVALNAVAGRPKEEYGLEPQGLDEIRKGCYDAAERVKDMSAGGVLATMNFPSFPGFAARLFATEDAEFSLALVQAYNDWHIDEWCAAHPGRFIPMAIPVIWDPVLCAEEIRRVSKKGVHSLTFTENPSTLGYPSFHDLEYWRPVWEALVDTETVMNVHIGSSGKLAITAPDAPMDVLITLQPMNIVQAAADLLWSAPIKAFPTLKIALSEGGTGWIPYFLDRVDRTFEMHSTWTHQDFGGKLPSEVFREHFMTCFISDPVGVANRDLIGIDNICWEMDYPHSDSMWPHAPEELWGVFSDNNLADYEINKITHENAMRLYHFDPFAHIPREQCTVGALRSTVEGHDVSIQALSQHKERAGGTFADFQVNAKTITGAK; encoded by the coding sequence ATGAACAAAGACGACATGATCCTGATCAGCGTGGACGACCACATCATCGAGCCGCCGGACATGTTCAAGAACCACCTGCCGGCGAAGTACGCCGACGATGCGCCGCGGCTGGTCCACAACCCCGATGGCAGTGACACCTGGCAGTTCCGGGATACCGTCATCCCCAACGTGGCGCTCAACGCAGTCGCCGGCCGGCCCAAGGAGGAGTACGGCCTGGAGCCCCAGGGCCTCGACGAGATCCGCAAGGGCTGCTACGACGCGGCCGAGCGGGTCAAGGACATGTCGGCCGGCGGCGTGCTGGCGACGATGAATTTCCCGTCCTTCCCCGGTTTCGCCGCCCGGTTGTTCGCCACCGAGGACGCCGAGTTCTCGCTGGCGCTGGTGCAGGCCTACAACGACTGGCACATCGACGAGTGGTGCGCGGCGCACCCGGGACGGTTCATCCCGATGGCGATCCCGGTCATCTGGGACCCGGTGCTGTGCGCCGAGGAGATCCGCCGGGTGTCCAAGAAGGGCGTGCACTCGTTGACCTTCACCGAGAACCCGTCGACCCTGGGGTACCCGTCGTTCCACGACCTGGAGTACTGGCGGCCGGTGTGGGAAGCGCTGGTGGACACCGAGACCGTGATGAACGTGCACATCGGCTCGTCGGGCAAGCTGGCGATCACCGCCCCGGACGCCCCGATGGACGTGCTGATCACCCTGCAGCCGATGAACATCGTGCAGGCCGCCGCCGACCTGTTGTGGTCGGCACCGATCAAGGCCTTCCCGACGCTGAAGATCGCCCTGAGCGAGGGCGGCACCGGCTGGATCCCCTACTTCCTGGACCGGGTGGACCGCACTTTCGAGATGCACTCCACCTGGACGCATCAGGACTTCGGCGGCAAGCTGCCCTCGGAGGTATTCCGTGAGCACTTCATGACCTGCTTCATCTCCGATCCGGTCGGGGTGGCCAACCGGGACCTGATCGGCATCGACAACATCTGCTGGGAGATGGACTACCCGCACAGCGACTCGATGTGGCCGCACGCCCCTGAGGAGCTGTGGGGGGTGTTCAGCGACAACAATCTCGCCGACTACGAGATCAACAAGATCACCCACGAAAACGCCATGCGGCTCTACCATTTCGACCCGTTCGCGCACATCCCGCGCGAGCAGTGCACGGTCGGTGCGCTGCGCTCCACGGTCGAGGGGCACGACGTGTCGATTCAGGCGCTGTCTCAGCACAAGGAACGTGCCGGCGGTACCTTCGCCGACTTCCAGGTCAACGCCAAGACGATCACCGGGGCCAAGTAG
- a CDS encoding thiolase family protein, whose protein sequence is MPAAVIAAAVRTPIGKRNGALAEQHAADLSALVLNELADRAGIDPAVVDDVVWGCVGQVGDQSSNIARYSVLAAGWPEEIAGVTVNRACGSSQQALDFAVAAVMSGMQDVVVAGGVEVMSRVPLGATRSTGMPFGPKALARYDGFQFNQGLGAELICQRWGFDRAAVDEYSVRSHELAAAAADRGAFAEQIVAVDGLDADEGIRRGTTAEKLAGLKPAFAEDGVIHAGNSSQISDGAAALLVTTEEKAAELGLTPLARYVTGAVTGADPVMMLTGPIPATRKALARAGLGIGDIGVFEVNEAFAPVPMAWLADTGADPERLNPLGGAIALGHPLGASGAVLMTRMIHHMRDNDIRYGLQTMCEGGGTANATIVELI, encoded by the coding sequence ATGCCAGCAGCCGTCATCGCCGCCGCCGTGCGGACACCCATCGGAAAGCGCAACGGCGCCCTGGCCGAACAGCACGCCGCCGACCTGTCGGCACTGGTGCTGAACGAGCTGGCCGACCGCGCCGGCATCGACCCGGCGGTCGTGGACGACGTGGTCTGGGGTTGCGTCGGCCAGGTGGGGGACCAGTCGAGCAATATCGCCCGGTACTCGGTGCTGGCGGCCGGCTGGCCGGAGGAGATTGCGGGGGTGACGGTCAACCGGGCCTGCGGCTCCAGTCAGCAGGCACTGGACTTCGCGGTCGCCGCGGTGATGTCCGGCATGCAGGACGTGGTGGTCGCCGGGGGTGTCGAGGTGATGAGCCGGGTACCGCTGGGGGCGACCCGGTCCACCGGGATGCCGTTCGGCCCCAAGGCGCTGGCCCGCTACGACGGATTCCAGTTCAACCAGGGCCTGGGCGCCGAACTGATCTGCCAGCGCTGGGGTTTCGACCGCGCTGCCGTCGACGAATACTCGGTGCGCTCCCATGAGCTGGCCGCCGCCGCGGCCGACCGCGGTGCCTTCGCCGAGCAGATCGTCGCCGTCGACGGACTCGACGCCGACGAGGGCATCCGCCGCGGCACCACCGCCGAGAAGCTGGCCGGTCTCAAACCGGCGTTCGCCGAGGACGGCGTCATCCACGCCGGCAACTCCTCACAGATCTCCGACGGGGCCGCCGCCCTGCTGGTGACCACCGAGGAGAAGGCCGCCGAACTGGGCCTGACCCCTCTGGCGCGTTACGTCACCGGCGCGGTCACCGGCGCCGACCCGGTGATGATGCTGACCGGGCCGATCCCGGCCACGCGGAAGGCGCTGGCCCGCGCCGGTCTGGGCATCGGCGACATCGGCGTCTTCGAGGTCAATGAGGCGTTTGCGCCGGTGCCGATGGCCTGGCTCGCCGACACCGGCGCCGACCCCGAGCGGCTCAACCCGCTCGGCGGTGCGATCGCGCTGGGTCACCCGCTCGGCGCGTCCGGCGCGGTGCTGATGACCCGGATGATCCATCACATGCGCGACAACGACATCCGCTACGGACTGCAGACGATGTGCGAGGGCGGCGGGACGGCCAACGCCACCATCGTCGAGCTCATCTGA